In the Caenorhabditis elegans chromosome X genome, one interval contains:
- the T04F8.3 gene encoding Rad60/SUMO-like domain-containing protein (Confirmed by transcript evidence) — translation MRVPIIYRKPGACFPIVNNNIRVYAYEIDHLGKVIRASIMTIHYKAPLCELRDKYAAKYNIFPHEIDMFYDDKEVFDDDTCSEIGIEHEQIIRMHVTIDTLFTKNRDGESF, via the exons atgcgAGTTCCCATTATCTACCGTAAGCCTGGGGCCTGCTTTCCAATTGTGAATAATAACATCCGCGTCTATGCTTATGAAATTGACCATCTAGGg AAAGTCATTCGTGCTTCAATCATGACAATCCATTACAAGGCGCCGCTCTGTGAACTTCGCGACAAGTACGCAGCCAAGTACAACATCTTTCCACATGAGATTGA TATGTTCTATGACGACAAAGAAGTATTTGATGACGACACTTGCAGCGAGATTGGCATCGAACATGAACAAATTATTCGG ATGCACGTTACCATCGACACGCTTTTCACAAAGAACCGAGATGGTGAATCTTTCTGA